A single bacterium DNA region contains:
- a CDS encoding homocysteine S-methyltransferase family protein, which yields MTNFSDLIKDRTLLCDGAMGTMLQEAGIAPGICPEILNIEDPDTIRSIHRAYIRAGADIIETNTFGGSSAKLSSYGLEHRTEELNRAAVKVAIEASDGRALVGGSIGPTGRFVTPVGDMTFDEAVDIFTRQAGTIISAGADLILLETFSDIKEIRAAVIAIRSFSQIPILAHMTFEPSGLTLLGSSPEAAAVTLEAAGVDAIGSNCGLGPDGILDVLSRMSSVISLPLIAMPNAGMPRLENGLTVFPASPEEMAEPVPEFLGIGTAVIGGCCGTTPDHISKIREAVDAAGKRSDRILTDPGSTRLSSRGTVLFVGGASPLCAVGERLNPTGRKALAQSVRDGKFDPYREEAARQVEAGSQMLDVNVGVPGINEEQAMVEAVLAVQQAVSVPLSIDSPRPEVIEAGLKAADGKVLINSVTGEKESLEKVLPLAKRYGAAVLGLTLDNEGIPPTAQGRLAIARRILEAARQVGIPDQDVLIDCLTLSAGAEQDKVVETLNTLALIRSELNLNTVLGVSNISFGLPLREYINAAFLAMAARSGLSAAIVNPFHETSMGILASSRVILNQDRQASGYIALYSGSTDKGGPSLAGDVGEEESLKLAVIQGHPDRARELAGNLLRQGIEPMSLGEKVLIPAMAEVGERFARNEYFLPQVMMSARAMKAAFEPLKEAMAGMDIPSKGRILMATVEGDIHDIGKNIVMTLLENHGYDVIDLGKNIPAAEIAREAARGEISAIGLSALMTTTMVRMKDAVAVLREAGLTLPVVVGGAAVTQDYADEIGAQGYARDATEAVAVFSRLISGGS from the coding sequence GTGACGAACTTTTCAGACCTTATAAAAGACCGCACCCTCCTTTGTGACGGGGCCATGGGGACCATGCTCCAGGAGGCAGGGATCGCGCCAGGCATCTGTCCGGAGATCCTGAACATAGAGGACCCGGATACGATACGATCTATTCACAGGGCCTATATCCGGGCGGGCGCCGATATCATAGAGACCAACACATTTGGTGGCAGTTCGGCCAAACTGTCATCCTACGGGCTCGAACACCGGACCGAGGAGCTTAACAGGGCCGCAGTCAAGGTGGCCATCGAAGCGTCCGACGGCAGAGCCCTCGTGGGAGGAAGCATCGGGCCCACAGGCCGTTTCGTTACACCAGTGGGCGACATGACCTTCGACGAAGCTGTGGATATATTCACCCGGCAGGCGGGAACCATCATTTCCGCGGGGGCTGATCTCATACTCCTTGAAACCTTTTCGGACATCAAGGAGATCAGGGCAGCAGTCATCGCGATCAGGTCATTTTCCCAGATCCCGATCCTGGCTCACATGACCTTTGAGCCCTCAGGATTGACCCTTCTGGGCAGCTCACCCGAAGCTGCGGCGGTCACACTTGAGGCTGCAGGGGTGGATGCCATCGGATCAAACTGTGGATTAGGCCCCGACGGGATCCTGGATGTTTTAAGCCGGATGTCCTCCGTGATCAGCCTTCCCCTCATTGCCATGCCCAATGCAGGAATGCCTCGCCTGGAAAATGGCCTCACTGTTTTTCCGGCCTCACCCGAGGAGATGGCCGAGCCTGTGCCGGAGTTCCTGGGGATCGGGACTGCCGTCATCGGAGGGTGCTGCGGCACCACACCCGATCATATCTCGAAGATAAGGGAAGCTGTCGACGCTGCCGGAAAGCGCTCAGACCGTATCCTCACAGACCCTGGATCCACGAGACTATCCAGCCGGGGTACCGTTCTTTTTGTCGGTGGCGCCAGTCCTCTGTGTGCTGTGGGGGAACGCCTCAACCCCACCGGCCGTAAAGCCCTTGCCCAATCTGTTCGGGACGGGAAATTCGACCCCTACCGTGAGGAAGCAGCACGGCAGGTAGAGGCAGGATCTCAGATGCTGGATGTGAACGTGGGGGTACCGGGGATCAACGAGGAACAAGCCATGGTGGAGGCGGTGCTCGCTGTGCAGCAGGCAGTTTCCGTACCTTTGAGTATCGATTCACCCCGACCGGAGGTCATCGAAGCCGGCCTTAAGGCCGCTGACGGCAAGGTCCTCATCAACTCGGTCACAGGGGAAAAGGAGAGCCTGGAAAAGGTCCTGCCCCTGGCCAAGCGCTACGGTGCGGCGGTACTTGGCCTGACACTGGACAACGAAGGCATACCGCCAACTGCCCAGGGACGCCTTGCCATTGCCAGACGCATCCTGGAGGCGGCCCGACAGGTGGGCATCCCGGACCAGGATGTTCTCATCGACTGTCTCACCCTTTCTGCGGGAGCGGAACAGGACAAGGTGGTGGAGACTTTAAACACCCTGGCCCTTATCCGGAGTGAACTGAACCTCAACACTGTGCTTGGGGTCAGCAATATCTCCTTCGGGCTTCCTTTGAGAGAATATATCAACGCGGCCTTTCTGGCCATGGCAGCAAGGTCTGGACTCTCTGCCGCGATCGTAAATCCGTTCCATGAAACCTCCATGGGGATCCTGGCCTCTTCCAGGGTCATACTCAACCAGGACCGGCAAGCCTCGGGATATATTGCTTTATACTCAGGATCGACTGACAAGGGCGGACCCTCATTGGCTGGAGATGTGGGAGAAGAGGAAAGCCTCAAACTGGCGGTTATCCAGGGTCATCCGGACCGGGCCAGGGAGTTGGCCGGGAATCTGCTGCGCCAGGGTATCGAACCCATGTCCCTGGGCGAAAAAGTCCTGATACCAGCCATGGCAGAGGTGGGCGAACGGTTCGCGAGGAACGAATATTTCCTGCCCCAGGTGATGATGTCCGCCCGTGCCATGAAGGCTGCTTTTGAGCCGTTAAAAGAGGCCATGGCAGGGATGGATATACCTTCCAAAGGCAGAATACTCATGGCTACCGTCGAAGGTGATATCCATGATATCGGCAAGAATATAGTTATGACTCTTCTCGAGAACCACGGATACGATGTGATCGATCTCGGTAAGAACATCCCGGCGGCCGAGATCGCCCGGGAGGCAGCCAGGGGCGAGATCAGCGCCATCGGCCTTTCGGCCCTTATGACAACGACCATGGTCAGGATGAAAGATGCCGTAGCTGTTCTGAGGGAAGCGGGCCTGACATTGCCCGTGGTGGTGGGTGGAGCTGCTGTGACACAGGATTATGCTGATGAGATCGGTGCCCAGGGGTACGCTCGGGACGCAACCGAAGCGGTGGCTGTCTTCAGCAGGTTGATCTCGGGCGGGAGTTAA
- a CDS encoding twin-arginine translocase TatA/TatE family subunit — translation MFGFGVTELVLILVIILVIFGAGKLPEIGAGLGKGIKNFKKATTGEDEIDVTPEKIEEGDEDKT, via the coding sequence ATGTTTGGATTCGGTGTTACGGAACTGGTTCTCATACTCGTCATCATCCTGGTCATCTTCGGAGCTGGCAAACTCCCGGAAATCGGTGCCGGCCTGGGTAAAGGCATCAAGAATTTCAAAAAAGCCACCACGGGTGAGGATGAGATAGACGTCACTCCCGAGAAAATAGAGGAAGGCGATGAAGATAAGACGTAA
- a CDS encoding selenium metabolism-associated LysR family transcriptional regulator has translation MSFDLKQLRAFEAVARCGGFSRASEEVGLTQPTLSTHIKNLETSLGAKLFDRASRRVNLTPTGTLLVGYARKILDLYEESLEAVEAFHGQIRGSIQVDASTVPGEYLLPRWLVDFHHRYPEVQVTLTVSDSATVLSRVENGDIAMGVTGSPAPHPLLESSLLCGDSIVLVTGVGSFPVYSAGDLDPAELVKIPLIRRESGSGTQLALENALLQYGIDPESLQWAATLGSTRAVIEGVLAGLGSAFLSHSTVARDIAGGTLEEVPVRNIDIKRGIYIVRHKQRTLSPAASCFLQELLRTGPDLEAPGRAITGSRINFIG, from the coding sequence ATGTCCTTCGACCTGAAACAGCTCAGGGCTTTCGAAGCCGTAGCCAGGTGCGGAGGGTTTTCCCGGGCATCCGAAGAGGTAGGCCTGACGCAGCCCACCCTCAGTACGCACATAAAGAACCTGGAGACCAGTCTCGGAGCTAAACTCTTTGACCGCGCTTCCAGGAGAGTAAACCTAACGCCCACGGGAACTCTCCTTGTGGGATACGCCCGGAAGATCCTCGATCTTTACGAGGAATCTCTTGAAGCAGTAGAAGCCTTCCATGGACAGATCAGGGGGTCTATCCAGGTAGATGCCAGCACTGTTCCCGGGGAATACCTTCTGCCCAGGTGGCTCGTTGATTTTCATCACCGCTACCCGGAAGTTCAGGTGACCCTCACGGTGAGCGATTCAGCCACTGTTCTGAGCCGAGTCGAAAACGGAGATATCGCCATGGGTGTCACGGGAAGCCCGGCCCCCCATCCCCTCCTCGAAAGCAGCCTCCTGTGCGGGGACAGCATCGTTCTGGTGACCGGCGTCGGATCTTTTCCCGTATATTCTGCCGGGGATCTGGACCCTGCTGAATTGGTTAAGATACCTTTGATAAGGAGGGAGTCCGGTTCAGGGACACAGCTCGCCCTGGAAAATGCCCTGCTGCAGTACGGAATCGATCCGGAATCACTCCAATGGGCAGCCACCCTGGGCAGTACCAGGGCCGTGATCGAGGGGGTTCTCGCAGGTCTGGGCAGCGCCTTCCTTTCCCACAGCACCGTGGCAAGGGACATCGCCGGCGGAACCCTGGAAGAAGTACCGGTCAGGAACATCGATATCAAACGAGGTATTTACATTGTCCGCCACAAACAGAGGACTCTGTCTCCTGCAGCATCGTGTTTTCTGCAAGAACTGCTTCGGACCGGCCCTGACCTGGAGGCCCCAGGACGAGCCATAACTGGCTCCAGGATAAATTTTATCGGATAA
- the ftsX gene encoding permease-like cell division protein FtsX, whose product MNRFLSSIGRAATNLRQGWFTSSITIGIISICLFLVGGYLLMTHNLQGILETWKTQVRVTVYLRDGFPEEDILTFQDRLSSLPEVHSVTYTTKNKALEEFGVMLGDDRFLIDSLDRNPLPASLRITPKDPYRNLDGVKIILGAIGDEPLVQDIQYGQDWLDRLDRLFYILGFGAVVLGLTLSLAAVFIISNTIKITVMARRDELEIMRFVGATEGFIRLPFLVEGVIQGMAGAVLSLGLLSGVHALVASRSDQPILKILNIDSLSFLPLSAIGAILLGGMVLGGLGSLASVGKHSR is encoded by the coding sequence GTGAACCGTTTCCTTTCCTCAATTGGCAGGGCGGCAACGAACCTTCGCCAGGGCTGGTTTACCAGCTCCATAACAATCGGTATCATATCCATCTGTCTTTTCCTTGTGGGCGGATACCTCCTCATGACCCATAACCTTCAGGGGATCCTGGAAACATGGAAAACTCAAGTCCGGGTCACGGTCTATCTGAGGGACGGTTTCCCGGAGGAGGATATCCTCACTTTTCAGGACCGTCTCTCATCCCTGCCCGAGGTTCACTCAGTAACCTACACGACCAAGAACAAAGCATTGGAAGAGTTCGGTGTCATGCTCGGGGATGATCGGTTCCTGATCGACAGCCTGGACCGCAACCCCCTCCCTGCCAGCTTGCGGATAACTCCCAAAGACCCATACCGCAACCTGGATGGGGTCAAAATCATCCTGGGCGCCATTGGAGATGAACCGCTGGTCCAGGACATCCAGTATGGGCAGGACTGGCTCGACAGACTGGACAGACTTTTTTATATCCTTGGTTTTGGCGCAGTTGTACTGGGGCTGACACTTTCCCTCGCAGCCGTATTCATCATATCCAACACCATCAAGATCACCGTCATGGCCAGAAGGGATGAGTTGGAGATCATGCGTTTTGTGGGTGCAACAGAAGGTTTTATACGCCTGCCCTTCCTGGTGGAAGGCGTGATCCAGGGCATGGCGGGTGCTGTTCTATCCCTCGGTCTGCTCAGCGGTGTTCACGCCCTGGTAGCCAGCCGTTCGGACCAGCCGATTCTCAAGATCCTGAACATCGATTCCCTTTCATTTCTTCCCCTTTCAGCTATCGGTGCCATCCTGCTCGGCGGGATGGTCCTGGGCGGACTGGGAAGTCTGGCCTCGGTAGGGAAACACTCGCGATGA
- a CDS encoding metalloregulator ArsR/SmtB family transcription factor, protein MDQDKTVQAEYLKALAHPTRIRILELLDQEGRCVTNIGEKLDLKQSNISQHLGILRSRGILSLRREGGHSIYCIKDLKALKILNLIKG, encoded by the coding sequence ATGGATCAGGATAAGACCGTACAAGCTGAATATCTGAAAGCCCTCGCTCACCCAACGAGGATACGGATACTTGAGCTTCTGGATCAAGAAGGCCGCTGCGTGACCAACATTGGGGAAAAACTGGACCTTAAACAGTCCAACATTTCCCAGCATCTGGGAATTCTCCGGTCCCGCGGCATCCTCTCCCTCCGGCGAGAGGGCGGACACTCCATTTACTGTATCAAGGACCTGAAGGCGCTGAAAATACTGAACCTCATAAAGGGATAG
- a CDS encoding pyridoxal phosphate-dependent aminotransferase encodes MRQPSARSQNIPSFIVMDVLEKAQKMEREGRSVIHMEIGEPDFETPEVVRQAAIEAIEMGDTRYTHSLGLIDLREAISEHFELRYGVKVDPGRIIVTPGTSPALLLIFAALLEAGGEVLMSDPHYACYPNFVSFLGGQPVYSPVFARNGYLPDLDDMAGRIRAHTAAVLINSPGNPTGAVLDASIMGRIAEMGVPVVSDEIYHGLVYDTSDHSILEFTEEAFVLNGFSKLYAMTGWRLGYVIAPERFVRPMQKMQQNFFISAAAFVQRAGIAALRHTSTDIQEMVRTYDRRRKLLLTGLREIGLPVPADPQGAFYVLVDARHLDSDSYRLAFDILERVGVAVTPGIDFGPSAEGHLRFSYANSSENLREGIRRLSEYIREVTPDEM; translated from the coding sequence ATGCGCCAGCCTTCAGCCAGATCGCAGAACATACCCTCTTTCATTGTGATGGATGTCCTTGAAAAGGCCCAGAAAATGGAAAGAGAGGGTCGGTCCGTCATCCATATGGAAATAGGGGAGCCGGATTTCGAAACCCCTGAAGTTGTCCGACAGGCAGCCATTGAGGCCATTGAAATGGGCGACACCAGGTACACCCACAGTCTGGGGCTCATCGACCTCAGGGAAGCCATCAGCGAACATTTCGAATTAAGATACGGCGTCAAGGTCGACCCCGGTCGTATTATCGTCACTCCGGGGACCTCACCGGCCCTTCTCCTCATATTCGCTGCTCTTCTCGAGGCTGGCGGAGAGGTTCTTATGAGCGATCCCCACTACGCCTGTTATCCCAACTTTGTATCGTTCCTGGGGGGCCAGCCTGTTTACTCGCCCGTTTTTGCCCGGAACGGATATCTCCCCGACCTTGATGATATGGCCGGTCGGATCAGGGCTCATACGGCAGCGGTACTCATCAACTCTCCGGGAAACCCCACTGGGGCTGTCCTGGATGCCAGTATTATGGGGCGGATCGCCGAAATGGGGGTACCTGTCGTTTCTGACGAGATCTATCATGGCCTGGTTTACGATACTTCGGATCACAGTATCCTGGAGTTCACTGAAGAGGCTTTCGTTCTAAACGGATTTTCAAAACTTTACGCCATGACCGGTTGGCGGTTGGGCTATGTTATTGCTCCGGAGCGTTTTGTCCGTCCCATGCAGAAAATGCAGCAGAACTTTTTCATTTCAGCCGCTGCTTTTGTCCAGCGGGCTGGTATAGCAGCCCTGCGCCACACCAGTACGGATATACAGGAGATGGTTCGCACCTACGACCGTCGGCGTAAACTTCTTCTCACCGGGCTTCGGGAGATCGGGTTGCCTGTCCCTGCGGATCCGCAGGGCGCTTTTTATGTCCTCGTGGATGCAAGGCATCTGGATTCAGATTCCTACCGCCTGGCCTTCGACATACTGGAAAGGGTGGGGGTAGCTGTTACTCCCGGCATCGATTTTGGTCCTTCTGCCGAGGGGCATCTTCGTTTTTCCTATGCCAACTCGAGCGAGAACCTCCGTGAGGGGATACGCCGGCTATCGGAGTACATTAGAGAGGTGACACCCGATGAAATGTAG
- a CDS encoding VWA domain-containing protein: MTSLLLVLGLLMIPIAVKAARQDSYHVPAITAVIVTFRTLTILLLFILVTIWPQTRPLESTGIPRAVILIDGQSAGPVHLQSTIEKKLPYFQDAGYDPLILFYNNAQASSLHLKLPGYHLEYFGDIERALLRVSWEMGKDDRVIAAVLSEEYPGILNEPPWYGEKITWIKTLRAFSPSIRTVKAPRRVFIGQTFTGSFQLSPKTAPGDLSLTLDKQSGDIELDEAQAGSHTRSFSMAIEEPGHHTLRLKVTGADGSVQEENHHSILAIKRPRIHYISPSGVTTPMARTFLEAGFSVEPISPLRLMSHDRSQLEGFDTGDIIVLDAIPQEYMTTKAVEFLDQTVFTGGQDLLFITGENVDRSASGSYLEDLLPVKFGSENRNEEEQSLAMVAIVDASLSMFYKIGGGGGWGHSASGTGGWGMKIKMAKKSLLNLSEALPDTAPFGVLTVTNNPSWVFEPTLPRDRANEEELIGRIKAYGPGINLYSGLLEAYEKLRQIRSDAKHILVFLDTADVDEYQVDEVGTVWDLLKKFNEESITVSLIGFGKRGDEHISQLNRFADESGGYFYLTTDINQIPGFSLQDLDQISDNLISYKFRKPTFFRHDFPNIENLPDIRGQAITTLKPGASVLAWTETGFPLLARWRYGAGTITVFTGDNGLALARDWYGKDSPWEALLAQIGVRREMESSTFLTRITGSKRLFYRPPGGKTGSSYAKAFFQGGISSDFDLEEVAPGAYTTSPLDLDKIPLSMDVFSPETSLSQINKALTLDFKSAQRTMTVVEPPEFNIPIVEPLPQQKVPDNSILRLLILLVVFLVTIDELFRPPNMEAGQ; encoded by the coding sequence ATGACCTCCCTGCTTTTGGTCCTGGGACTCTTAATGATTCCTATTGCTGTCAAAGCTGCACGGCAAGACAGCTATCACGTACCTGCCATCACAGCAGTTATTGTTACCTTTCGCACTTTAACCATTCTTCTGCTTTTTATACTCGTGACCATCTGGCCACAAACCAGGCCGCTGGAAAGCACCGGAATACCCAGAGCAGTCATCCTCATTGACGGCCAATCTGCAGGACCTGTGCATCTGCAGAGCACCATCGAAAAAAAGCTGCCGTATTTTCAGGATGCTGGCTACGATCCGCTGATACTTTTCTACAATAATGCTCAGGCCAGCAGCCTGCATTTGAAACTGCCTGGCTACCATCTCGAATATTTTGGTGATATAGAAAGGGCCCTTCTCCGAGTCAGTTGGGAAATGGGCAAGGACGACAGGGTTATTGCTGCAGTTCTTTCCGAAGAGTATCCCGGCATTCTGAATGAGCCACCCTGGTACGGGGAAAAGATCACCTGGATCAAAACGCTCCGCGCATTTTCACCCTCAATCCGCACAGTGAAAGCGCCTAGAAGGGTCTTCATCGGACAGACATTTACGGGGAGTTTTCAATTGTCACCAAAAACCGCTCCTGGTGACTTGAGCCTGACTCTTGATAAGCAGTCCGGGGATATTGAACTGGATGAAGCACAGGCAGGATCCCATACCAGAAGTTTCAGCATGGCAATCGAAGAACCCGGCCATCACACCCTGAGGTTAAAGGTCACTGGCGCAGATGGTTCGGTCCAGGAGGAGAATCACCACTCCATCCTGGCAATTAAGCGCCCGCGTATCCACTACATCTCACCCAGCGGAGTCACTACCCCCATGGCCCGAACATTCCTTGAGGCAGGATTTTCAGTTGAACCGATCTCTCCTCTGCGCCTGATGAGCCATGACCGGTCTCAATTGGAAGGGTTCGATACAGGGGACATTATTGTCCTGGATGCGATCCCTCAAGAATACATGACGACAAAGGCAGTGGAGTTCCTGGATCAGACCGTTTTTACTGGCGGTCAGGATCTGCTTTTTATCACAGGTGAAAATGTCGATCGTTCCGCCAGTGGTTCATATCTCGAAGACCTTCTTCCCGTCAAATTCGGCAGCGAAAACAGGAATGAGGAGGAGCAGTCACTCGCCATGGTGGCCATTGTGGATGCCTCTCTGAGTATGTTTTACAAAATAGGGGGCGGGGGCGGTTGGGGGCACTCGGCATCGGGGACCGGTGGTTGGGGTATGAAGATAAAGATGGCGAAAAAATCCCTGCTCAACCTTTCCGAGGCATTACCGGACACTGCCCCCTTCGGCGTCCTCACCGTTACAAACAACCCTTCCTGGGTCTTCGAACCGACTCTGCCGCGCGACCGCGCAAATGAAGAGGAATTGATAGGGAGAATCAAGGCCTATGGCCCTGGGATCAACCTTTACTCAGGCCTGCTCGAAGCTTACGAAAAACTCCGCCAAATAAGATCCGATGCAAAACATATACTTGTGTTTCTGGATACAGCGGATGTTGACGAGTATCAAGTCGACGAAGTGGGAACTGTCTGGGACCTGCTGAAAAAATTTAACGAGGAGAGCATAACTGTAAGCCTGATAGGTTTCGGCAAGCGGGGGGACGAACACATTTCCCAGTTAAACCGGTTTGCTGACGAATCGGGAGGATATTTTTACCTCACAACGGATATTAATCAGATACCCGGGTTCAGCCTTCAGGATCTGGACCAGATCTCTGATAACCTGATCAGCTACAAGTTTCGAAAACCCACTTTTTTCAGACACGATTTTCCAAACATTGAAAATCTGCCCGATATACGCGGACAAGCTATTACAACCCTCAAACCGGGAGCCTCAGTACTGGCATGGACGGAAACGGGGTTCCCTCTCCTCGCACGATGGCGATATGGAGCTGGCACAATTACTGTATTTACAGGCGACAATGGGCTTGCTCTGGCTCGGGACTGGTATGGAAAGGATTCCCCATGGGAAGCTCTGTTGGCTCAAATCGGAGTCCGCAGGGAAATGGAATCCTCAACATTCCTGACCAGGATAACCGGGTCTAAAAGGTTATTTTACAGACCACCGGGAGGAAAAACCGGGTCTTCCTATGCAAAAGCCTTTTTCCAGGGCGGAATCAGTTCCGACTTCGATCTTGAGGAGGTTGCGCCTGGAGCCTACACCACATCGCCTCTTGATCTGGATAAAATTCCCCTGTCCATGGATGTATTCTCGCCTGAAACAAGCCTCTCACAGATCAACAAAGCCCTGACGCTGGATTTCAAATCGGCACAAAGAACGATGACAGTAGTTGAACCCCCAGAGTTTAACATCCCAATTGTCGAACCTCTCCCGCAACAAAAGGTGCCTGATAACTCCATCCTGCGCCTTTTGATTCTTCTTGTAGTGTTTCTGGTCACCATCGACGAACTTTTCCGACCACCGAACATGGAGGCAGGACAGTAA
- the ftsE gene encoding cell division ATP-binding protein FtsE, with protein sequence MIQLFHVSKLYQKDVPALQDLNLHVPKGDFAFITGPSGAGKSTLLKMLFAEERPTTGQILVHGRNIARLPASRIHTLRREIGIVFQDFKLLPNRNVFENVALALEVLGMPRREISRRVWLMLKRLGIHHKMRANPLTLSGGEQQRVAIARALVNEPIILLADEPTGGLDAEASQRIMDVFADVNARGTTVIVATHNLEIVRTMGRRVIHLEGGRLITGGTP encoded by the coding sequence ATGATCCAGCTTTTTCACGTCAGCAAGCTTTACCAGAAGGACGTCCCTGCCCTGCAGGATCTGAACCTTCACGTTCCAAAGGGCGATTTCGCCTTCATTACCGGCCCCAGCGGAGCTGGTAAAAGCACCCTTTTAAAGATGCTTTTCGCAGAGGAGCGGCCCACCACCGGACAGATCCTTGTCCACGGACGTAATATCGCCCGCCTGCCTGCTTCTCGCATACACACTCTCAGACGCGAGATAGGGATCGTTTTCCAGGATTTTAAACTCCTTCCCAACAGGAACGTATTTGAAAATGTGGCCCTGGCGCTTGAGGTTCTGGGAATGCCGCGAAGGGAGATCAGCCGCCGTGTCTGGCTCATGCTGAAAAGGCTCGGGATTCATCATAAGATGAGAGCAAACCCTCTCACTCTCTCTGGCGGTGAGCAGCAGCGTGTCGCCATAGCGAGGGCCCTCGTTAACGAACCCATCATTCTCCTCGCCGATGAACCCACAGGAGGTCTGGATGCAGAAGCCTCCCAGCGGATCATGGACGTTTTCGCGGATGTCAATGCCAGAGGAACCACTGTTATCGTTGCAACCCACAACCTGGAGATCGTCCGGACGATGGGGCGCAGAGTGATCCACCTTGAAGGGGGGCGACTTATTACGGGGGGAACCCCGTGA